In Apilactobacillus bombintestini, one genomic interval encodes:
- the rpmB gene encoding 50S ribosomal protein L28, whose translation MAKDFINGKRTHYGNKRSHALNSSRRSWKPNLQKVRILVDGKPKKVWVSARTLKSGKVTRA comes from the coding sequence ATGGCTAAAGATTTTATTAATGGTAAAAGAACTCATTATGGTAACAAACGTTCCCATGCTTTGAATTCTTCACGTCGTAGCTGGAAGCCAAATCTACAAAAGGTTCGTATCCTTGTGGATGGAAAACCTAAGAAGGTTTGGGTAAGTGCCCGTACTCTTAAATCAGGTAAAGTTACTCGTGCCTAA
- the pknB gene encoding Stk1 family PASTA domain-containing Ser/Thr kinase: protein MKKGYVLSNRYRIISKIGEGGMVNVYLSYDMKDNRLVTIKIIRLDFQGSEKAKRHFKYEKLAINNLKSDHIVQVYDLNESGDIQYLVTEYVDGQDLKSYIRENYPISISRVISIMSQVIDAMNEAHKNGIIHRDLKPQNVLIDQNGDVKVTDFGIALISSQVPLTQTNAIVGSIHYISPEQALGKKVTIKSDIYSLGIILYELLTGKVPFDGDSPLNIAMKHTSLDLPSIIEQNDKVTQALENVVIKATAKRPEDRYDTVRQMKQDLLTSMDDDKKDVVKLHFANYEMDENDDGKTKVLKINDLKKITQTPTKKPALKNDRHKVFKLLSLIVVLLAFLGIIFLFLNLTLFSRVYVPNVSGLTVNQAKKKLKKSHLIVTRTKYHYDSSVSVNRVIYTKPKVGTKMINHSGIVLYVSKGYQNVKLSNYVGDSIDTAENKLKSLGFTVVKSYSYTTDFKPNIVLKQSIKPKTNIKNQNRVITLDVSANYQLQKMKNLVGMSVSDVKKYGAENHLNVKYHFENTRNQPAGKIYQQSPSFDADVKREQDIDVWVSKGVGNGNNLKHSVNLEVNLVYKKTDNYRGNKITIYSNVDGKSEILYRNFYIRQNTKVNIPYSLENNQKPNYRVYRDGKLILE, encoded by the coding sequence ATGAAAAAAGGATATGTATTAAGTAATCGCTATCGAATTATTAGTAAAATCGGTGAAGGTGGGATGGTTAACGTATATCTTTCTTATGATATGAAAGATAATCGTTTAGTAACTATTAAAATTATCCGCCTAGATTTTCAAGGTAGTGAAAAAGCTAAAAGACATTTTAAGTATGAAAAATTAGCTATTAATAATTTAAAGAGTGATCACATTGTTCAAGTATATGATTTAAATGAATCTGGAGATATTCAATATTTAGTTACTGAATATGTAGATGGTCAAGATTTAAAAAGCTATATTAGAGAAAATTATCCTATTAGCATCTCACGTGTTATTTCTATTATGTCGCAAGTCATTGATGCTATGAATGAAGCACATAAAAACGGCATAATTCATCGTGATTTAAAACCACAAAATGTTTTGATTGATCAAAACGGGGATGTAAAGGTTACTGATTTTGGTATTGCCTTGATAAGTAGCCAAGTTCCATTAACGCAAACTAATGCTATTGTGGGATCGATTCACTATATTTCACCCGAACAAGCATTAGGTAAAAAAGTGACTATTAAGTCAGATATTTATTCTTTAGGTATTATTTTGTATGAACTACTTACTGGAAAGGTACCATTTGATGGTGATTCTCCACTAAATATTGCTATGAAGCATACTAGTTTAGATTTGCCATCTATTATTGAGCAAAATGATAAAGTAACTCAAGCTTTGGAAAATGTGGTGATAAAAGCTACTGCTAAGCGTCCTGAAGATCGATACGATACTGTAAGACAAATGAAACAGGATTTATTAACTTCTATGGATGATGATAAAAAAGATGTAGTGAAATTGCATTTTGCTAATTATGAAATGGATGAAAATGACGATGGAAAAACCAAAGTATTAAAGATTAATGACCTAAAAAAGATTACGCAAACACCCACTAAAAAGCCTGCTTTAAAAAATGATCGTCATAAGGTATTTAAATTACTATCTTTGATAGTTGTATTGCTAGCTTTTCTAGGTATTATATTTTTATTTTTAAATCTAACCTTATTTTCTAGAGTATATGTACCTAATGTATCTGGATTAACGGTAAATCAAGCTAAAAAGAAACTAAAGAAATCACATTTGATAGTAACTAGGACTAAGTATCATTATGATTCTAGTGTATCGGTGAATAGAGTTATTTATACCAAACCTAAAGTAGGTACTAAAATGATTAATCATTCGGGAATTGTTTTATATGTAAGCAAGGGCTATCAAAATGTTAAATTAAGTAATTATGTAGGTGACTCGATTGATACTGCTGAAAATAAGCTTAAATCTTTAGGTTTTACAGTTGTAAAATCATACAGTTATACTACTGATTTCAAACCTAACATAGTCTTAAAGCAAAGTATTAAACCTAAAACGAATATTAAAAACCAAAATCGAGTGATCACATTAGATGTTTCTGCTAATTACCAATTACAAAAGATGAAAAATTTAGTTGGTATGAGTGTAAGTGATGTAAAGAAATATGGTGCAGAAAATCACTTGAATGTAAAATATCATTTTGAAAATACAAGAAATCAACCCGCAGGCAAAATATATCAACAAAGCCCTAGCTTTGATGCAGACGTAAAACGAGAACAAGACATTGATGTATGGGTATCTAAGGGTGTTGGTAACGGAAATAATTTAAAACATAGTGTTAATTTAGAAGTTAATTTGGTTTATAAAAAGACTGATAATTATCGTGGAAATAAAATAACTATTTACTCTAACGTCGATGGAAAAAGCGAAATATTATACCGCAATTTTTATATCAGACAAAATACCAAGGTAAATATTCCATATAGTTTGGAAAATAATCAAAAACCTAACTATAGAGTTTATCGTGATGGTAAGTTGATATTAGAGTAA
- the rsgA gene encoding ribosome small subunit-dependent GTPase A, with translation MAEGKIFQSLSGFYDIISGGKIYRTRARGNFRKRRITPLVGDNVEFESSSMDEGYLLKIFDRRNSLVRPPIANIDQSVVVTSVVKPDFSFNLLDRQLIALEINKIKPIIYFTKTDLLNDEQFEYFYHVKDIYENAGYKVILPHGDDDEAVSELKALFKNKETVFMGQTGAGKSTLLNKISPELNLATGEISSALNRGKHTTRKVNFIQINSGLVADTPGFSSYEAFDIQSNELRDYFPEFKANAGMCKFRGCVHINEPKCEIKRMVDNDELSHERYHDYVQLYELLKNKKPIYNKKK, from the coding sequence TTGGCAGAAGGAAAGATTTTTCAATCTTTAAGCGGATTTTATGATATTATAAGTGGCGGAAAGATATATAGAACTCGCGCTAGAGGTAATTTTAGAAAAAGAAGAATTACACCTTTAGTAGGAGATAACGTAGAATTTGAATCCAGTTCTATGGATGAAGGATATTTATTAAAAATATTTGATCGTAGAAATTCACTGGTTAGACCGCCCATTGCTAATATTGATCAATCAGTAGTGGTAACTTCAGTAGTTAAACCTGATTTTTCATTTAATTTATTGGATAGACAGTTGATTGCTTTGGAAATTAATAAAATTAAGCCAATCATTTACTTTACTAAAACTGATTTATTAAATGATGAACAATTTGAATACTTTTACCATGTAAAAGATATTTATGAAAATGCAGGTTATAAAGTAATATTACCTCATGGCGATGACGATGAAGCTGTATCTGAATTAAAAGCATTATTTAAAAATAAAGAAACTGTTTTTATGGGTCAAACTGGTGCAGGTAAGTCTACGCTATTAAATAAGATTTCTCCTGAGTTGAATTTGGCTACTGGTGAAATTTCATCGGCATTAAATCGTGGTAAGCATACCACTAGAAAAGTTAATTTTATTCAAATTAATTCAGGATTGGTTGCTGATACTCCAGGATTTTCATCTTATGAAGCATTTGACATTCAATCTAATGAATTAAGAGATTACTTCCCTGAATTTAAAGCTAACGCGGGAATGTGTAAATTTAGGGGATGCGTTCATATAAATGAACCTAAGTGTGAAATTAAACGAATGGTAGATAATGACGAATTATCTCATGAGCGTTATCATGATTATGTACAGTTATATGAGCTGCTAAAAAATAAAAAACCAATTTATAACAAAAAGAAATGA
- a CDS encoding DAK2 domain-containing protein, which yields MSVKEISGAKFDQMVQAAATTLNNNAKFINSLNVFPVPDGDTGTNMSMSFQSGANYVEKDTSNSVGELSQSLAKGLLMGARGNSGVILSQIFRGFSKSVAEKDTLSASDIVEAFVNSAKTAYGSVMKPTEGTILTVIKGIAQAGKDSDTDDVAKLFDELAEAADKALQTTPDLLPVLKQVGVVDSGGQGLVFVVKAFSDALNGREIEVNHKPNTGEMDEMIDASHEQSNESAQGKLNPDDIKYGYCTQIMVRIGRGKQVEYKFNYDKFYDYLAKLGDSLLVVNDDEIVKVHVHTEHPGKVIAWGQKFGDLANVKVDNMRLQQETIIENDDKKNKEENAEPIDTAIIAVASGDGVADLFTSIGVTKVIKGGQTMNPSTQDIVDAINSSNAKKALVLPNNGNIFMAAEQATEVSDIPAKIVHTKTVQQGLTSMLSFNPDADLDDNVDEMEDMLDTVKSGDVTHAVRDTEINDVKINKGDFMGIIDGDISVVNTDLNETSLQMIKNMLDDDSEVITIIYGEGISEDEANELASKVEALDDDFEVEVHSGGQPVYPYLISVE from the coding sequence GTGTCTGTTAAAGAAATTTCAGGTGCAAAATTTGATCAAATGGTTCAAGCCGCCGCTACAACCCTTAATAATAATGCTAAATTTATTAATTCCTTAAACGTATTTCCAGTTCCAGATGGTGATACAGGAACTAATATGAGCATGTCTTTTCAAAGCGGAGCTAATTATGTAGAAAAGGATACAAGTAATTCAGTTGGGGAATTATCTCAATCATTAGCTAAAGGATTACTAATGGGAGCAAGAGGTAATTCTGGAGTTATCTTGTCACAAATATTTAGAGGATTTTCAAAATCTGTTGCTGAAAAGGATACTTTATCAGCTTCTGATATTGTTGAAGCCTTTGTAAATAGTGCAAAAACTGCATATGGATCAGTTATGAAACCAACTGAAGGTACTATTTTAACTGTAATTAAAGGAATTGCACAAGCTGGAAAAGATTCCGATACTGATGATGTTGCAAAGTTATTTGATGAACTAGCAGAAGCTGCTGATAAAGCTCTTCAAACAACTCCTGATTTATTACCAGTTTTAAAACAAGTTGGTGTTGTTGATTCTGGTGGTCAAGGACTTGTATTTGTAGTTAAAGCATTTAGTGATGCTTTAAATGGACGTGAAATTGAAGTTAACCATAAACCTAATACTGGTGAAATGGATGAAATGATTGACGCTAGTCATGAACAAAGTAATGAAAGTGCTCAAGGGAAACTAAATCCTGATGATATTAAGTATGGTTACTGTACTCAAATCATGGTAAGAATTGGTCGTGGAAAACAAGTTGAATACAAGTTTAATTACGATAAATTCTATGATTACTTAGCTAAACTAGGTGATTCATTATTAGTAGTTAATGATGATGAAATAGTTAAAGTGCATGTTCATACTGAACATCCAGGTAAGGTTATTGCTTGGGGACAAAAATTTGGTGACTTGGCAAACGTTAAGGTTGATAATATGCGTTTGCAACAAGAAACTATTATTGAAAATGATGATAAGAAAAATAAAGAAGAAAATGCTGAACCAATTGATACAGCAATAATTGCTGTTGCATCTGGTGATGGTGTTGCTGATTTATTTACTAGTATCGGAGTTACCAAGGTAATTAAGGGTGGACAAACTATGAACCCAAGTACCCAAGATATCGTGGATGCTATAAATTCAAGCAATGCTAAAAAAGCACTAGTTCTTCCTAATAACGGTAATATTTTCATGGCTGCTGAACAAGCAACTGAAGTATCTGACATCCCTGCAAAAATCGTTCATACTAAGACCGTTCAACAAGGATTGACTTCTATGTTGTCATTTAATCCAGACGCTGATTTAGATGATAATGTTGATGAAATGGAAGACATGTTGGATACAGTTAAAAGTGGAGATGTAACTCACGCTGTTAGAGATACTGAAATCAATGATGTAAAAATTAATAAAGGCGACTTTATGGGTATCATTGATGGTGATATAAGTGTTGTAAATACTGACTTAAATGAAACATCATTACAAATGATTAAGAACATGTTGGATGATGACAGTGAAGTTATTACCATTATTTACGGTGAAGGTATTTCTGAAGATGAAGCTAACGAATTAGCTTCCAAGGTTGAAGCATTGGATGATGACTTTGAAGTAGAAGTTCATTCTGGTGGACAACCTGTATACCCATATTTAATTTCAGTAGAATAA
- a CDS encoding thiamine diphosphokinase, translated as MKVVNLLVGGPSDLWPTSFKNNEVSGDWIGVDRGNFWLINKGIDPRIAIGDFDSMNSEEFKLVSDHVKDIRRFNPVKDFTDTQLALRIASEELNADVINIFGATGGRLDHFMSNILMATEPKFKSIVEKIRIVDVQNTIQYFLPGLKKVVKKESDKKYLAFIPLNKMKLSIWNAKYTLDNHEVPRPFAYSSNEFIGEEANFSFDKGIVCVIQSKDK; from the coding sequence ATGAAAGTAGTCAATTTATTAGTTGGCGGGCCTAGTGATTTATGGCCAACATCTTTCAAAAATAATGAAGTTTCTGGAGATTGGATTGGTGTAGATCGAGGAAACTTTTGGTTGATAAACAAAGGAATCGATCCTCGAATTGCAATTGGCGATTTTGATTCCATGAATAGTGAAGAATTTAAGTTAGTAAGTGACCATGTGAAGGATATAAGAAGATTTAATCCGGTAAAAGATTTTACTGATACTCAGTTAGCTTTAAGGATTGCATCAGAAGAATTAAATGCTGACGTGATAAATATATTTGGAGCAACTGGTGGTAGGTTAGATCATTTTATGTCTAATATATTAATGGCTACAGAACCTAAATTTAAATCTATTGTTGAAAAAATCAGAATTGTTGATGTACAAAATACTATTCAATATTTCTTACCGGGACTAAAAAAAGTAGTAAAAAAAGAATCTGATAAGAAATATTTAGCTTTTATCCCACTAAATAAGATGAAGTTATCTATATGGAATGCTAAATATACCTTGGATAATCATGAGGTTCCTAGGCCATTTGCTTATTCTAGTAATGAATTTATTGGCGAAGAAGCTAATTTCTCGTTTGATAAGGGAATAGTTTGTGTGATTCAAAGCAAAGATAAATAA
- the fmt gene encoding methionyl-tRNA formyltransferase, whose amino-acid sequence MKKVVFMGTPSFAVPILKGLVNSGDYDIKAVVTQPDRPFGRKRVLKASPVTQAAEELSIPVLQPEKISGSEEMDKIIDINPDFIITAAFGQFLPEKLLNAAKIAAVNVHGSLLPKYRGGAPVQYSLINGDKQTGISIMYMVKKMDAGDVLSQRAIDIEADDDTASLFEKLSIVGRDLLLTTLKDIVNGKAVATPQNEDEVVFSPNISRAQEQLDFNKTAFLIDRKVRALRPSPNAFAIMKGKRTKFWETRPLSEKTDLEPGQVVEKTKKSLKIACGDHTVLQVLEIQPAGKPKQAINAFLNGAGQSIKEGDMVIENGDK is encoded by the coding sequence ATGAAAAAAGTAGTATTTATGGGGACTCCTTCATTTGCAGTCCCAATTTTAAAAGGTTTGGTTAATTCTGGTGACTATGATATTAAAGCAGTAGTAACCCAACCTGATAGACCATTTGGACGTAAAAGAGTTTTAAAGGCTTCTCCAGTAACACAAGCTGCTGAAGAATTATCTATTCCTGTTTTACAACCGGAAAAAATTAGTGGTAGTGAAGAAATGGATAAAATAATCGATATTAATCCAGACTTTATTATTACTGCAGCATTTGGACAATTTTTACCAGAAAAATTATTGAATGCGGCTAAAATTGCGGCAGTTAATGTTCATGGTTCATTATTGCCTAAATATCGTGGTGGTGCACCAGTTCAATACTCATTAATTAATGGTGATAAACAAACTGGTATCTCTATCATGTACATGGTTAAAAAAATGGATGCTGGTGACGTTTTATCACAAAGAGCTATTGATATTGAAGCCGATGATGATACCGCATCTCTATTCGAAAAATTAAGTATTGTAGGTAGAGATTTATTATTAACTACTCTAAAAGACATTGTAAATGGAAAAGCAGTAGCTACTCCACAAAACGAAGATGAAGTAGTATTTTCTCCAAACATTTCTCGTGCACAAGAACAATTAGACTTTAATAAAACAGCTTTTCTAATTGATCGTAAAGTAAGGGCATTAAGACCATCACCAAATGCATTTGCAATTATGAAGGGTAAGAGAACTAAATTTTGGGAAACTAGACCTTTGTCTGAAAAAACAGATTTAGAACCTGGTCAAGTAGTTGAAAAGACTAAGAAATCATTGAAGATAGCTTGCGGTGATCACACAGTGTTACAAGTACTTGAAATCCAACCTGCCGGAAAACCTAAACAAGCCATTAATGCTTTCTTAAATGGTGCCGGTCAATCCATTAAAGAAGGAGATATGGTGATTGAAAATGGCGACAAGTAA
- the rpe gene encoding ribulose-phosphate 3-epimerase, whose amino-acid sequence MIKVSPSILSADYLNLQDDIAKVEKDAELLHIDVMDGSFVPAISYGPNWVKQIKKISNLELDVHLMVVNPERFVDEFADKGADIIGVHVEATPHIHRALQMIKNKGVKAEVVINPGTPVESIKPLLYMVDQVLVMTVNPGFGGQKFLPETVKKIKQLDDIKKAEGYDFDIEIDGGVNNETVKKAADAGATVAVAGSYVFGADDPASRVKALKDATK is encoded by the coding sequence ATGATTAAAGTATCACCATCAATTTTAAGTGCTGATTATTTAAACTTACAAGATGACATTGCTAAGGTAGAAAAAGATGCCGAATTGTTGCATATCGATGTTATGGATGGTTCATTCGTACCAGCCATTTCATACGGTCCAAACTGGGTAAAACAAATTAAAAAGATTTCTAATCTAGAATTAGATGTTCATTTAATGGTAGTTAACCCTGAAAGATTCGTGGATGAATTTGCAGATAAAGGTGCTGACATTATCGGCGTTCACGTTGAAGCAACTCCACATATTCATAGAGCATTACAAATGATTAAAAATAAGGGTGTTAAAGCCGAAGTTGTTATTAACCCAGGAACACCTGTTGAATCAATTAAGCCATTACTATACATGGTTGATCAAGTATTAGTAATGACTGTTAACCCAGGTTTTGGTGGTCAAAAATTCTTACCAGAAACTGTTAAGAAGATTAAACAACTAGATGATATCAAGAAAGCAGAAGGCTATGATTTTGATATCGAAATTGACGGTGGAGTAAACAACGAAACTGTTAAGAAAGCTGCTGATGCAGGTGCTACTGTAGCTGTTGCTGGTTCATATGTATTTGGTGCAGATGATCCTGCTTCAAGAGTTAAAGCTTTAAAGGATGCTACTAAGTAG
- the rsmB gene encoding 16S rRNA (cytosine(967)-C(5))-methyltransferase RsmB has protein sequence MKMATSNPRLLAVKTLDKVSNGAYSNLQLNQVIKKHELTTKDISLLTNIVYGVIQHRLTLEYQLNFFLKNPKKVDSWVKELLYTAIYQMEYLDKIPDRAIFNESIKIAKKMGHDGIRRLVTGVLHQIQRKGLSSFDEISDPIEKLSIQYSISKWIIEELINQVGMDKTISILNSINEPSKQSIRFNSRIVKKNDLAEKLRSQGYQVKDSELVAAGLILSGKSASYSSTFLDGEMTIQDESAMLPVESMDIKPSDVILDACSAPGGKTTQIAEQLDAKQGGRVYALDLHDNRLRQVVKNAKRLHVDDVLSTQACDARKLDDYFADNTFDQILIDAPCSGIGLIRRKPEIRYEKTLADVKKLSGIQLDILNAAASKLKENGKIVYSTCTILNQENSDVIEKFLQEHKEFKLVKPTSKMNVATNDDYLRIYPDDFDSDGFFVCNLVKNGGE, from the coding sequence TTGAAAATGGCGACAAGTAATCCTCGACTATTAGCAGTTAAAACTTTAGATAAAGTTTCTAATGGTGCTTATTCTAATTTGCAATTAAATCAAGTAATTAAGAAACATGAGTTAACTACTAAGGATATATCATTATTAACTAATATTGTTTACGGAGTAATCCAACATAGATTAACTTTAGAATATCAACTAAATTTCTTCTTAAAGAATCCTAAAAAAGTAGATAGTTGGGTAAAAGAATTATTATATACAGCTATTTATCAAATGGAATATTTAGATAAAATCCCCGATAGAGCTATTTTTAATGAATCAATAAAAATTGCTAAGAAGATGGGTCACGATGGAATAAGAAGACTAGTTACTGGTGTTTTACATCAGATTCAACGCAAGGGACTTTCTTCATTCGATGAAATTAGTGATCCTATTGAAAAATTATCTATTCAGTATAGTATTTCTAAGTGGATTATTGAAGAGTTAATTAATCAGGTAGGGATGGATAAAACTATTTCTATTCTAAATAGTATTAATGAACCTTCTAAGCAATCTATAAGATTCAATTCACGTATAGTGAAAAAGAATGACTTGGCCGAAAAATTAAGAAGCCAAGGTTATCAAGTAAAAGATAGTGAGTTAGTGGCAGCTGGGTTAATTTTATCCGGTAAATCTGCTAGTTACAGTTCAACTTTCTTAGATGGTGAAATGACTATTCAAGATGAAAGTGCAATGTTGCCAGTAGAATCCATGGATATTAAACCTAGTGACGTCATTTTAGATGCTTGTTCAGCTCCTGGTGGAAAGACTACACAAATTGCGGAACAATTAGATGCAAAACAAGGTGGACGTGTGTACGCGTTAGATTTACACGATAATCGTTTAAGACAGGTTGTTAAAAATGCTAAACGATTACATGTAGATGATGTGTTGTCTACACAAGCATGTGATGCCAGAAAATTAGATGATTATTTTGCTGATAATACATTTGATCAAATTTTAATTGATGCCCCATGTTCAGGTATTGGTTTAATCAGAAGAAAACCTGAAATTAGATACGAAAAAACATTAGCAGATGTTAAGAAATTATCTGGTATCCAATTAGATATCTTAAATGCGGCTGCAAGTAAACTAAAAGAAAATGGAAAAATTGTTTATAGTACTTGTACTATTTTGAATCAAGAAAATTCAGATGTAATTGAAAAGTTCTTACAAGAACATAAAGAATTTAAATTAGTTAAACCCACATCCAAAATGAATGTAGCAACTAATGACGATTATTTACGAATTTATCCGGATGACTTTGATTCTGATGGCTTCTTTGTATGTAATTTAGTTAAAAATGGTGGTGAATAA
- a CDS encoding Stp1/IreP family PP2C-type Ser/Thr phosphatase, protein MHVTADSEIGKTRNSNEDYIGYFKNKQGALIAILADGVGGNVGGDVAASMTVDFIGESFQNYHISSINETKLWLSNIIKQANENILSYGKTNEKFSKMATTVVIAIFFGNQYLLTHLGDSRCYLYRNNTLQQLTEDHSYVNYLIDKGKIKSSDDVDANMRNVIVKGLGVSEDADVDISNNALLPDDVVMICSDGLTKMVDDTNIENVLQKNISDDSKVNALMDLANENGGKDNISVLIINNRLGSDHL, encoded by the coding sequence ATGCATGTCACTGCTGATTCAGAAATTGGTAAAACCAGAAACAGTAATGAAGATTATATAGGTTATTTTAAAAATAAACAGGGTGCTTTAATTGCCATTTTAGCTGATGGTGTCGGTGGAAATGTAGGTGGTGATGTGGCTGCTTCTATGACCGTAGATTTCATAGGAGAAAGCTTTCAAAACTATCACATTTCATCGATAAATGAAACTAAATTATGGTTATCAAATATAATTAAGCAAGCTAATGAGAATATTTTGTCTTATGGAAAGACCAATGAAAAATTTAGTAAGATGGCAACTACTGTAGTTATTGCTATTTTCTTTGGAAATCAATACCTACTTACTCACTTAGGTGATAGTAGATGTTATTTGTATCGCAATAATACATTGCAACAACTAACGGAAGACCATTCTTATGTAAATTATTTAATTGATAAGGGTAAGATAAAATCTAGTGACGACGTGGATGCAAATATGCGTAATGTCATTGTTAAAGGTTTAGGTGTATCAGAAGATGCAGATGTAGATATTTCTAATAATGCATTGTTACCTGATGATGTGGTTATGATATGTAGTGATGGATTAACCAAGATGGTAGATGATACAAATATTGAAAATGTCTTGCAAAAGAATATAAGTGATGATTCCAAAGTAAACGCACTAATGGATTTAGCCAATGAAAATGGCGGAAAAGATAATATATCGGTTTTAATCATTAATAATCGCTTAGGAAGTGATCACTTATGA
- a CDS encoding Asp23/Gls24 family envelope stress response protein, protein MAVKIQTNYGLIDIDNNVISTVVGGAATDNYGVVGMASKNQIRDNVNEILKKDSYSRGVVVTQQDNNVSIEVNIIVSYGTKISEVCKNVQSKVKYNLKTMLGITANSVNVIVQGVRVLD, encoded by the coding sequence ATGGCCGTAAAAATTCAAACTAATTATGGATTAATTGATATTGATAATAATGTGATTTCCACTGTAGTTGGTGGTGCTGCTACTGATAACTATGGTGTTGTTGGTATGGCCAGCAAAAATCAAATTAGAGATAATGTTAATGAAATTTTGAAAAAAGATAGCTATTCAAGAGGAGTCGTAGTAACACAACAAGATAACAATGTTTCAATTGAAGTAAACATTATTGTTAGTTATGGAACTAAGATTTCTGAAGTATGTAAGAACGTACAATCAAAAGTTAAATATAACTTAAAAACTATGCTAGGCATTACAGCCAATTCGGTTAATGTAATTGTTCAAGGTGTAAGAGTTTTAGATTAA